From the genome of Armatimonadota bacterium, one region includes:
- a CDS encoding ABC transporter ATP-binding protein, with protein sequence MSAVIELTEITKRFPGVLANDRISLAVAPGEIHALVGENGAGKSTLMKILYGLYEPDGGWIAIRGHRVTLDSPSRAIAAGIGMVHQHFMLIPRFSVAENVILGSEPARAGRLSLNTARAQIRALADQYGLTLDPDAEVGTLSVGEQQRVEIIKVLYRGAEILILDEPTAVLTPQEVDDLFTNLRRLRAEGKTILFISHILEEVLDIADRISVLRGGRVVGTLEAAGATKAQIAEMMVGRPVLMELEVPPVEPGPVRLEVEGLAVPGARGRPAVRGVSFSVRAGEILGIAGIEGNGQSELVETLVGLRAPAAGRLRIMGEDLTQAGPRAIRLMGVAHIPEDRHRRGLVLPLEVWENLILGHHVRPEFGRGFLLDRGAIGSFASERAERFDVRTPSLRTPTLALSGGNQQKVIVAREFGFAPSVLIAAQPTRGLDIGATEFVRRQILAARSAGMAVVLVSAMLEEVLSLADRVAVMHAGAIVAEFPRGTVTPREIGLYMTGAKRAEGVPA encoded by the coding sequence ATGTCCGCCGTAATCGAGCTCACCGAGATCACAAAGCGGTTCCCAGGGGTGCTGGCCAACGACCGCATCTCCCTGGCGGTCGCGCCCGGTGAGATCCATGCGCTCGTTGGGGAGAACGGCGCGGGCAAGTCCACACTGATGAAGATCCTCTACGGGCTCTACGAGCCCGACGGGGGATGGATAGCGATCCGTGGCCATCGGGTCACGCTCGACAGCCCTAGCCGAGCCATCGCCGCGGGCATCGGCATGGTGCACCAGCACTTCATGCTCATCCCACGCTTCTCCGTGGCCGAGAACGTCATCCTAGGATCCGAACCGGCGCGGGCGGGCCGGTTGTCCCTGAACACGGCGCGCGCGCAGATTCGCGCCCTCGCCGACCAGTACGGCCTGACGCTCGATCCGGATGCGGAGGTCGGCACGCTGTCTGTCGGAGAGCAGCAGCGCGTGGAGATCATCAAGGTGCTATACCGGGGGGCCGAGATCCTCATCCTGGATGAGCCCACGGCGGTGCTCACGCCCCAGGAGGTTGACGACCTCTTCACCAACCTGCGGCGTCTGCGCGCGGAGGGCAAGACCATCCTGTTCATCAGCCACATCCTGGAGGAGGTCCTAGACATCGCCGATCGTATCTCGGTGCTGCGCGGCGGCCGCGTTGTCGGCACCCTCGAGGCGGCGGGCGCGACCAAGGCCCAGATAGCCGAGATGATGGTGGGGCGTCCCGTTCTGATGGAACTCGAGGTGCCGCCGGTAGAACCCGGTCCCGTCCGCCTGGAGGTCGAGGGCCTGGCCGTGCCGGGAGCCCGCGGCAGGCCTGCGGTGCGCGGGGTGTCGTTCTCCGTAAGGGCAGGGGAGATCCTGGGCATCGCCGGTATTGAGGGAAACGGTCAGAGCGAGCTTGTGGAGACGCTGGTGGGCCTGCGGGCACCGGCGGCCGGGCGGCTGCGCATAATGGGAGAGGACTTGACCCAGGCCGGGCCCCGGGCGATCAGGTTGATGGGTGTGGCCCACATCCCCGAAGACCGGCACAGACGCGGTCTGGTCCTCCCCCTGGAGGTGTGGGAGAACCTGATCCTGGGGCACCACGTCCGGCCGGAGTTCGGACGTGGATTCCTGCTCGATCGCGGCGCCATCGGCAGCTTCGCGAGCGAACGGGCGGAGCGGTTCGACGTGCGTACGCCGTCGCTCCGGACGCCCACGCTGGCGCTCTCAGGAGGCAACCAGCAGAAGGTAATCGTCGCCCGTGAATTCGGATTCGCGCCGTCGGTGCTGATCGCGGCTCAGCCAACGCGGGGCCTGGACATAGGCGCCACCGAGTTCGTCCGGCGTCAGATCCTGGCGGCCCGCTCTGCCGGGATGGCCGTGGTCCTGGTCTCGGCGATGCTCGAGGAGGTCCTCTCGCTGGCCGACCGTGTGGCGGTCATGCACGCAGGGGCCATCGTCGCCGAGTTCCCCCGGGGTACCGTCACGCCGCGTGAGATCGGACTGTACATGACCGGCGCCAAGCGCGCCGAGGGCGTGCCGGCATGA